In Arthrobacter sp. B3I9, the following are encoded in one genomic region:
- a CDS encoding aminotransferase class I/II-fold pyridoxal phosphate-dependent enzyme — protein MDQNEAPLVEALADYHRLDRYGFTPPAHRQGRGADPRVREVLGEQTFRSDVLASAGLDDRSSSGGYLKKAEQLMAEAVGAEQAFFSTCGSSLSVKAAVLAVAAGKGDLLVSRDAHKSITAGLIFSGIQPRWIRPRWDPELHLAHPPAPADVEEMWEKYPDAAGVLIVSPTPYGTCADIEAIAKICHDRGKPLIVDEAWGAHLPFHEGLPTWAMSAGADICVVSVHKMGAGFEQGSVYHLQGDLVDPAHLSACADLLMTTSPNTILYSAIDGWRRQMVQHGTKLLGNALGLARRLRADIDTLPGIHVLEDELLAAESSHDLDRMQILMDLSGLGISGYQAADWLREHQRLDMGLSDHRRIMATLSMADDDATAARLLEALKALVEAAPTLPSPPPVDLPDPTGLELESVVLPRDAFFGQFEDVPAREAVGRVGAEQITPYPPGIPVILPGERINAAVIDYLETGLKAGMVLPDPADPSLETIRVLK, from the coding sequence ATGGACCAGAATGAAGCACCCTTGGTAGAGGCCCTGGCCGACTATCACCGGTTGGACCGCTATGGATTCACGCCGCCCGCGCACCGGCAGGGCCGTGGCGCCGATCCCCGCGTCCGCGAGGTCCTAGGGGAACAGACGTTCCGCTCGGACGTACTGGCATCCGCAGGTCTGGACGACCGCTCGTCCTCCGGCGGGTACCTGAAGAAAGCGGAGCAGCTCATGGCGGAGGCCGTGGGCGCGGAGCAGGCGTTCTTCTCCACCTGCGGCAGTTCCCTCTCGGTCAAGGCCGCGGTTCTCGCCGTCGCAGCCGGCAAAGGTGATCTTCTGGTGAGCCGGGACGCCCACAAATCGATTACCGCCGGCCTCATTTTCTCCGGGATCCAGCCGCGCTGGATCCGGCCGCGCTGGGATCCGGAACTGCACCTGGCCCATCCGCCGGCACCGGCCGACGTCGAGGAGATGTGGGAAAAGTATCCGGACGCCGCCGGAGTCCTGATCGTCAGCCCCACACCTTACGGGACCTGCGCGGACATCGAAGCGATCGCGAAGATCTGCCACGACCGCGGCAAGCCGCTGATCGTTGATGAGGCCTGGGGCGCCCATCTGCCTTTCCATGAAGGCCTGCCCACCTGGGCCATGAGCGCCGGAGCCGACATCTGCGTGGTCAGCGTGCACAAGATGGGCGCCGGGTTCGAGCAGGGATCCGTCTACCACCTCCAGGGCGACCTGGTGGATCCGGCACATCTGTCGGCCTGCGCGGATCTGCTGATGACCACCAGCCCGAATACGATCCTGTATTCGGCCATCGACGGATGGCGCCGCCAGATGGTCCAGCACGGAACTAAACTGCTGGGCAACGCCCTAGGCCTCGCCCGCCGGCTGCGCGCCGACATCGACACACTGCCTGGCATCCATGTGCTCGAAGATGAGCTGCTCGCCGCAGAGTCCTCCCACGACCTCGACCGGATGCAGATCCTGATGGATCTGTCCGGCCTGGGCATCAGCGGCTATCAGGCAGCGGACTGGCTGCGCGAACACCAGCGGCTCGACATGGGCCTCAGCGACCACCGGCGGATCATGGCGACACTCTCAATGGCCGACGACGACGCCACGGCCGCGCGCCTGCTGGAGGCGCTGAAGGCGCTGGTGGAGGCAGCTCCGACGTTGCCCTCCCCTCCCCCGGTGGATCTTCCGGATCCGACGGGCCTTGAGCTGGAGAGTGTGGTCCTGCCGCGGGATGCGTTCTTTGGACAGTTTGAGGACGTCCCGGCCCGGGAAGCGGTGGGCCGGGTGGGCGCCGAGCAGATTACCCCGTACCCGCCGGGAATTCCTGTGATCCTTCCCGGCGAGCGGATCAATGCCGCTGTCATCGACTACCTCGAGACAGGACTGAAGGCAGGCATGGTCCTCCCTGACCCGGCGGACCCGTCCTTGGAGACAATCCGGGTCCTCAAGTAG
- a CDS encoding aldo/keto reductase has product MTSSPELTFNDGNTIPQLGYGVWQVEDDVAEKVVVQAFEAGYRHIDTAKIYGNEAGVGRAIERSGLTPEEIFITTKLWNADQGYESTLAAFESSMERLGLETLDLYLIHWMQPKQDKYLDTWKALIELQKQGRVKSIGVSNFTKEGLQRLIDETGVVPAIHQIELHPFFNQAELREFNASKGILTEAWSPLGQGGELLESAVIAQIAAKHSVTPAQVVIAWHLAIGNVVIPKSVTESRIRENYAALDVTLDETDIQAINGLDNSAEGAGRIGADPAVADFA; this is encoded by the coding sequence ATGACATCTTCTCCTGAACTGACTTTCAATGACGGCAACACCATTCCCCAGCTCGGCTACGGGGTGTGGCAGGTTGAAGACGACGTAGCCGAAAAGGTGGTTGTCCAGGCGTTCGAAGCAGGCTACCGCCACATTGACACCGCAAAGATCTACGGCAACGAGGCCGGCGTGGGCCGCGCCATTGAGCGCTCCGGGCTCACCCCAGAGGAAATCTTTATCACCACCAAGCTGTGGAACGCGGACCAGGGCTACGAGTCGACCTTGGCGGCATTCGAATCCTCGATGGAACGACTCGGCCTTGAGACCCTGGACCTGTACCTGATCCACTGGATGCAGCCGAAGCAGGACAAGTACCTGGACACCTGGAAGGCCCTCATCGAGCTCCAGAAGCAGGGGCGCGTGAAGTCGATCGGCGTCTCCAACTTCACGAAGGAAGGCCTGCAGCGTCTGATCGACGAGACCGGCGTTGTGCCGGCCATCCACCAGATCGAACTGCACCCCTTCTTCAACCAGGCCGAGCTGCGTGAATTCAACGCCTCCAAGGGCATCCTGACCGAGGCATGGTCGCCGCTGGGCCAGGGCGGTGAGCTGCTGGAGAGCGCCGTGATCGCCCAGATCGCGGCGAAGCACAGCGTCACGCCGGCGCAGGTTGTCATCGCGTGGCACCTCGCCATCGGCAACGTGGTCATCCCCAAGTCCGTGACCGAGTCACGGATCCGGGAAAACTACGCCGCCCTGGACGTCACGCTGGACGAAACGGACATCCAGGCCATCAACGGCCTGGACAACTCCGCCGAGGGTGCCGGGCGCATCGGTGCGGACCCGGCAGTGGCCGACTTCGCTTAA
- a CDS encoding acyl-CoA thioesterase, which translates to METADITFRTRKWVRPEDLNANGTLFGGSLLKWIDEEAAIYAILQLGNGRAVTKYISEINFVSSAVQGDLIEMGLTATRFGRTSLTMRAEVRNMITRQSILTIEEIVFVNLSPSGRPEAHGYTEITYDRDRIPTHHLTETLDQD; encoded by the coding sequence ATGGAAACAGCAGACATCACCTTTCGGACCCGTAAGTGGGTCCGCCCCGAGGACCTTAACGCCAACGGGACGCTATTCGGCGGAAGCCTGCTGAAGTGGATTGACGAGGAAGCGGCCATCTACGCCATCCTCCAGCTCGGCAACGGGCGCGCCGTCACAAAGTACATTTCGGAAATCAACTTCGTCAGCTCTGCCGTGCAGGGTGATCTGATCGAGATGGGCCTGACGGCGACGCGGTTTGGCCGGACTTCCCTGACCATGCGCGCCGAGGTCCGCAACATGATCACGAGGCAGAGCATCCTCACCATCGAGGAGATCGTCTTCGTGAACCTCAGCCCCTCGGGGCGGCCGGAGGCGCACGGCTACACCGAGATCACCTACGACCGGGACAGGATTCCCACCCATCACCTCACGGAAACGCTTGATCAGGACTGA
- a CDS encoding YbdD/YjiX family protein, protein MNAVMAGFRGFARYLGGVMGADAYAKYLEHHASSGHAGPPLTEREFWRDQTDRQDSNPQGRCC, encoded by the coding sequence ATGAATGCGGTGATGGCAGGCTTCCGGGGCTTCGCCCGCTATCTGGGCGGAGTCATGGGAGCCGATGCTTACGCCAAGTACCTGGAGCACCATGCCAGCTCGGGTCATGCGGGCCCGCCCTTGACCGAGCGCGAGTTCTGGCGGGACCAGACGGACCGCCAGGACAGCAACCCGCAGGGCCGGTGCTGCTGA
- a CDS encoding cytochrome P450: MDFVLDDEHPLNPFPHYERMRESAPVFHDEQSGSWHVFGYEDVQRVLTEHAAFSSKMVPDDPSETGQLFAASLISTDPPRHRQLRSLVTQAFTPKAVDALAPRISALADEMLDVIVSTGRADLIEALAYPLPVIVIAELMGIPAEDRNRFKQWSDVIVSQTRTGAENVDHRATNREMTEYFLAMIEQRRSRPGNDLISSLLAAEIEGQKLSVAELLGFCSLLLVAGNETTTNLIGNAVLSFTEAPETIERLAADPSLLPQAIEEVLRYRSPVQSMYRVTATDTTLGSRPIPAGSPVVAWIGSANRDERQFERPERFDIQRSPNRHLAFGQGIHFCLGAPLARLEARIALGAVLSRLPGLTLAAGSRLERMESTIIYGLKEIPVSWQAA; the protein is encoded by the coding sequence ATGGATTTCGTACTGGACGACGAGCATCCGCTGAACCCCTTCCCGCACTACGAGAGGATGCGGGAAAGCGCCCCCGTCTTCCACGATGAGCAGTCCGGGAGCTGGCATGTTTTCGGGTACGAAGACGTGCAGCGGGTACTTACCGAACACGCCGCGTTTTCTTCGAAGATGGTGCCAGATGATCCCTCCGAGACGGGGCAGCTGTTCGCGGCAAGCCTGATCTCCACTGATCCGCCGCGGCACCGTCAACTGCGCTCCCTCGTCACGCAGGCGTTCACGCCAAAGGCCGTGGACGCGCTGGCTCCGCGGATCTCGGCCCTCGCCGACGAGATGCTGGACGTAATCGTATCCACCGGCAGAGCCGACCTGATCGAGGCGTTGGCCTACCCGCTGCCGGTGATCGTGATCGCGGAGCTCATGGGCATCCCGGCCGAGGACCGGAACCGCTTCAAACAGTGGTCCGACGTCATCGTCAGCCAAACGCGGACAGGCGCCGAGAACGTCGACCACCGCGCCACCAACCGGGAAATGACCGAGTATTTCCTCGCCATGATCGAACAGCGCCGAAGCCGCCCGGGCAACGACCTGATCAGCAGCCTGTTGGCAGCCGAGATCGAGGGCCAAAAACTGAGCGTGGCCGAACTGCTGGGATTCTGCAGCTTGTTGCTCGTCGCCGGCAACGAGACAACCACCAACCTCATCGGCAACGCGGTGCTTAGCTTCACCGAAGCGCCGGAGACCATCGAACGGCTCGCAGCCGACCCGTCGCTGCTGCCGCAGGCCATCGAAGAGGTGCTGCGCTACCGTTCGCCGGTCCAGTCCATGTACCGGGTGACAGCTACGGACACCACACTCGGTAGCCGCCCGATCCCTGCCGGTTCCCCGGTGGTGGCTTGGATCGGCTCCGCGAACCGGGACGAGCGGCAGTTCGAGCGGCCTGAGCGCTTTGATATCCAGCGTTCGCCCAACCGCCATCTCGCTTTCGGCCAAGGCATCCACTTCTGCCTCGGAGCCCCGCTCGCCAGGCTCGAAGCCAGAATCGCCCTCGGGGCCGTGCTGTCCCGCCTGCCAGGTCTGACCCTCGCCGCCGGATCGCGCCTCGAGCGCATGGAAAGCACCATAATCTACGGCCTGAAAGAGATCCCGGTCAGTTGGCAGGCTGCGTGA
- a CDS encoding PadR family transcriptional regulator, with translation MSIRHSLLAMLQDRPRYGYQLKNEFEDRTGASWPLNIGQVYTTLDRLERDGLVRKEGADGEGHVVYRITAEGRTEVSGWFTSPVSRAVPSRNELAIKLALGLTVPGVDVGAIIQAQRGVSIKALQDYTRARRETAAQARPADTARLLVLDSLIFQTEAEVRWLDLCEARLMQLANPPR, from the coding sequence ATGTCGATCCGTCATAGCCTCCTCGCAATGCTGCAGGACCGCCCCCGCTACGGCTATCAGCTCAAGAACGAGTTCGAGGACCGCACCGGGGCTTCCTGGCCACTGAACATCGGGCAGGTCTACACCACGCTGGACCGGCTGGAACGCGACGGCCTGGTACGCAAAGAGGGCGCCGACGGCGAAGGCCACGTGGTCTATCGGATCACCGCTGAGGGGCGAACCGAAGTCAGCGGCTGGTTTACGTCTCCAGTTTCGCGCGCCGTGCCCTCGCGGAATGAACTCGCCATCAAACTCGCCCTCGGGCTGACTGTGCCCGGCGTCGACGTCGGCGCCATTATCCAGGCCCAGCGCGGAGTATCGATAAAGGCCCTGCAGGACTACACCAGGGCCCGGCGCGAGACGGCAGCGCAGGCTCGCCCTGCTGATACGGCACGGCTCCTGGTCCTGGACTCCCTCATCTTCCAGACCGAGGCCGAAGTCCGCTGGCTCGATCTCTGCGAGGCCCGGCTGATGCAGCTGGCCAACCCGCCGCGCTAG
- a CDS encoding NAD(P)H-quinone oxidoreductase, translated as MKAVYISEPGGPEALVVRQVPSPEPGPGEVLIDVVAAGLNRADVQQRKGHYPPPPGASEIPGLEVSGRIAGFGPGVAKPFSVGDKVVALLAGGGYAQQVAVPAGQVLKVPEGVDLVTAASLPEVAATVYSNLIMTAQLQPGETVLIHGATGGIGTMAIQLAKAVGAVVATTAGTAEKVSTAKAFLGADIAINYAEEDFPESLRAQNGGKGADVILDVVGAKYLSGNVDALADYGRLVVIGLQGGAKAELDLGQLLRKRAAIIATALRPRPVEEKTVIMNAVRDAVWPLLADGRIRPLVAKTFPLDQVQAAHRYFDSGDHVGKILLVM; from the coding sequence ATGAAGGCTGTCTATATCTCCGAGCCCGGCGGTCCCGAGGCCCTGGTAGTGCGCCAAGTCCCGTCCCCGGAGCCCGGCCCGGGCGAAGTGCTCATCGACGTCGTCGCGGCGGGGCTTAACCGCGCCGACGTCCAGCAGCGCAAGGGCCACTACCCGCCCCCGCCCGGCGCTTCGGAAATCCCCGGCCTGGAAGTGTCCGGCCGCATTGCCGGCTTCGGGCCAGGCGTGGCGAAGCCTTTCTCGGTGGGGGACAAGGTGGTAGCACTGCTGGCCGGGGGCGGGTACGCGCAGCAGGTGGCAGTTCCGGCCGGGCAGGTCCTGAAGGTTCCCGAGGGCGTCGATCTTGTCACGGCTGCCTCCCTCCCGGAGGTCGCAGCTACCGTCTATTCCAACCTGATCATGACAGCGCAGCTGCAACCGGGCGAGACAGTCCTCATCCACGGAGCCACCGGCGGGATCGGCACCATGGCCATCCAGCTTGCGAAGGCCGTCGGTGCAGTGGTGGCGACGACCGCGGGGACGGCCGAGAAAGTCAGCACGGCGAAGGCCTTCCTCGGCGCCGACATCGCCATCAACTATGCCGAGGAGGACTTTCCCGAAAGCCTTCGCGCACAAAACGGCGGCAAAGGCGCGGACGTCATCCTCGACGTCGTCGGCGCCAAGTACCTCAGCGGGAATGTAGACGCCCTCGCCGACTACGGCAGGCTCGTCGTCATCGGGCTGCAGGGCGGAGCAAAAGCAGAGCTGGACCTCGGCCAGCTGCTCCGCAAGCGTGCCGCCATCATTGCCACGGCACTCCGGCCGCGGCCGGTAGAAGAAAAGACCGTGATTATGAATGCGGTCCGCGATGCCGTGTGGCCGCTTCTGGCCGACGGCCGCATCCGGCCGCTCGTGGCAAAGACGTTCCCGCTGGACCAGGTCCAGGCCGCACACCGCTACTTCGACTCCGGCGACCACGTGGGCAAGATCCTCCTCGTGATGTAG
- a CDS encoding LysM peptidoglycan-binding domain-containing protein produces MSKPTRRLGAAVTAGAMSAVVLSTMFGGTASAATPAAVYAPLKVAAPATYTVRSGDTLGGIAARHGVSLASIFAANNMSARTIIYPGQKIKLQAATKPVAKPAPKPIATTPAAKPAPSKPAATPAAATHTVKPGDTLSAIAALHRVSLASIFAANNMSAGTIIYPGQKIRLAAAAAPAPKPVAKPAPKPVAKPAPKPVAKPAPKPVAKPAPKPVAKPAPKPVAKPASTTSYVVKSGDTLSRIAASNGVSLAAVLAANGMNLRTIIYPGQKIILTGKTTAAPAPAPAAPSSSPSVAQLKAMVTATARRMKVDPSLALAFAMQESSFRQNVTSSAGAVGTMQVMPTSGEWASQLVGRPLDLRKAQDNVTAGVAIISALVSTSPSKEIAIASYYQGQYSVMSRGMYEDTKDYVASVLRHQKSFR; encoded by the coding sequence ATGAGTAAGCCCACCCGGCGTCTTGGCGCCGCCGTTACCGCTGGGGCTATGTCCGCGGTTGTCCTGTCCACGATGTTCGGCGGCACGGCCAGCGCCGCCACGCCCGCGGCCGTCTATGCGCCCCTCAAGGTCGCCGCCCCGGCGACCTACACCGTCCGCTCCGGAGACACTCTGGGCGGGATCGCCGCCCGGCACGGCGTTAGCCTCGCGTCCATCTTCGCGGCCAACAACATGAGCGCCCGGACCATCATCTATCCTGGACAAAAGATCAAGCTCCAGGCGGCCACCAAGCCGGTTGCCAAGCCCGCACCCAAACCGATTGCCACGACGCCGGCCGCCAAACCTGCCCCGTCGAAGCCGGCGGCCACGCCGGCCGCGGCGACCCACACTGTCAAGCCCGGCGACACGCTCAGCGCGATCGCCGCCCTGCATCGGGTAAGCCTCGCGTCCATCTTCGCGGCCAACAACATGAGCGCCGGGACCATCATCTACCCGGGTCAAAAGATCCGTCTGGCGGCCGCCGCAGCACCGGCTCCCAAGCCGGTTGCAAAACCCGCGCCGAAACCGGTGGCCAAGCCGGCACCCAAGCCGGTTGCAAAACCCGCGCCGAAACCGGTGGCCAAGCCCGCACCTAAGCCGGTTGCAAAACCCGCACCCAAGCCCGTTGCGAAACCAGCCTCCACGACGTCTTACGTGGTCAAGTCCGGCGACACGCTCTCCCGGATCGCGGCCAGCAACGGTGTCAGCCTCGCGGCCGTCCTGGCCGCCAACGGTATGAATCTGCGGACCATCATCTATCCCGGACAGAAGATCATTCTCACCGGGAAGACCACAGCCGCCCCGGCACCTGCTCCAGCAGCGCCGTCGTCGTCGCCGTCAGTAGCCCAGCTGAAAGCCATGGTGACCGCTACCGCGCGACGCATGAAGGTGGATCCGTCCCTGGCGCTGGCGTTCGCCATGCAGGAGTCCAGCTTCCGGCAGAACGTAACGTCGTCTGCGGGCGCGGTCGGCACCATGCAGGTCATGCCGACCTCCGGCGAATGGGCCTCGCAACTCGTCGGCCGCCCGCTGGATCTGCGTAAGGCGCAGGACAACGTCACCGCAGGCGTCGCCATCATCTCGGCGCTGGTCAGCACCAGCCCGAGCAAGGAGATCGCCATTGCAAGCTACTACCAGGGCCAGTATTCCGTGATGAGCAGGGGCATGTACGAGGACACCAAGGATTACGTTGCTTCCGTCCTGCGGCACCAGAAGTCGTTCCGCTAG
- a CDS encoding TetR/AcrR family transcriptional regulator C-terminal domain-containing protein, translating to MSPVENPVPLLAGGTKQRLSRDLVLSAALALVDAEGLDALTMRRLGQELGRDPMSLYRYAENRAALLDGVSELVFNELAIVPDDPDWQVQLRRIAHDLRRLALRHPNVVPLLVTRPLSTPLGLRPLGTLRPLEQILALLIDAGFAPADALHVYRAYYGYLYGHILNELQEFVVDPDEHEALLRLGLHRLPAKDFPRLRALAPVLADYDGMAELDEGITILLSGLASRLSLPSCPTGS from the coding sequence ATGTCGCCCGTAGAGAACCCGGTGCCCCTCTTGGCCGGTGGTACGAAGCAGCGGCTTAGCCGGGACCTTGTGCTGTCCGCAGCCCTGGCACTCGTAGATGCCGAAGGGCTCGACGCCCTCACCATGCGCCGTCTGGGGCAGGAGCTCGGCCGGGATCCGATGAGCCTGTACCGCTACGCCGAAAACCGCGCCGCGCTGCTGGACGGCGTCTCGGAGCTTGTCTTCAACGAACTAGCAATCGTCCCGGATGACCCGGACTGGCAGGTCCAGCTCCGGCGTATCGCCCACGATCTGCGCCGGCTGGCGCTCCGGCACCCCAATGTTGTACCCCTGCTGGTGACCCGGCCTCTGTCCACGCCCCTGGGCCTCCGCCCACTGGGGACCCTGCGGCCCCTGGAACAAATCCTGGCCCTGCTGATCGATGCGGGTTTTGCCCCGGCTGACGCCCTCCATGTCTACCGCGCCTACTACGGGTATCTGTACGGCCATATCCTCAACGAACTGCAGGAGTTCGTCGTGGACCCGGACGAGCACGAGGCCCTGCTCCGTCTGGGCCTCCACCGGTTGCCGGCAAAGGACTTCCCCCGCCTGCGCGCCCTCGCACCGGTCCTCGCCGATTATGACGGGATGGCCGAACTGGATGAAGGCATCACCATCCTGTTGTCGGGGTTAGCCTCCCGCCTCTCGCTCCCGAGTTGCCCGACCGGGAGCTGA
- a CDS encoding carbon starvation CstA family protein, with translation MGTLPEGTPKNLQVADGIEPDPALPPTFVDDSVREAEERRWTPARIATWVAISLLGAVAWFMLAIVRGETVNAIWFVFAAVCTYLIGYRFYSKFIERYLLRPNDRRATPAEYKADGKDYVRTDRNVLFGHHFAAIAGAGPLVGPIIAAQMGYLPGTIWIIIGVVLAGAVQDYLVMFFSMRRGGRSLGQMAREELGVIGGTAALIATLLIMVIIVAILALVVVNALAESPWGVFSVGMTIPIALFMGVYLRFLRPGKIMEVSLIGFALLMAAIIGGGAVASTGWGTELFTLDKVTLAWALIIYGFIAAILPVWLLLAPRDYLSTFMKIGVIVMLALAVVVVRPEVSVPAFSEFASRDNGPVLSGSLFPFLFVTIACGALSGFHALISSGTTPKLIEKERQTRFIGYGGMLMESFVAIMALVAAISIDRGLYFAMNAPAALTGGTVETAAAWVNSLGLSGVNVSPSDLAETAANVGEESIISRTGGAPTLAVGLAHIMQQFIGGTAMMSFWYHFAIMFEALFILTAVDAGTRVARFMLQDSIGNFVPKFKEASWRPGAWLATAVMVGAWGAVLIMGVTDPLGGINTLFPLFGIANQLLAAIALAVCLAIVAKRGTFKYLWIVALPLTFAAVVTITASYQKIFSPTPAVGYFANNAAFAKALAEGKTSFGTAKTVPAMEAVVRNTAIQGWLSVIFVVLSIIVIATALLTTYKAFRNARAGVPSTDHEDPALASRVFAPAGPVPTASERELLAEWNKLPADKRFERAGHH, from the coding sequence GTGGGCACATTGCCAGAAGGCACGCCAAAAAACTTACAGGTTGCGGACGGCATCGAGCCGGATCCGGCGTTGCCGCCAACATTCGTGGACGACTCCGTCCGCGAGGCTGAAGAGCGCAGATGGACGCCGGCCAGAATCGCCACCTGGGTGGCAATTTCCCTGCTGGGCGCCGTGGCCTGGTTCATGCTCGCGATCGTCCGCGGTGAAACCGTCAACGCGATCTGGTTCGTTTTTGCAGCCGTCTGCACCTACCTGATCGGCTACCGCTTCTACTCCAAGTTCATTGAGCGCTACCTCCTCCGGCCGAACGACCGCCGCGCCACCCCGGCTGAATACAAGGCCGACGGCAAGGACTACGTCCGTACGGACCGAAACGTTCTTTTTGGCCACCACTTCGCCGCCATCGCCGGCGCCGGCCCGCTCGTGGGCCCGATCATCGCTGCCCAGATGGGGTACCTCCCGGGCACCATCTGGATCATCATCGGCGTCGTGCTGGCCGGTGCCGTCCAGGACTACCTGGTCATGTTCTTCTCCATGCGCCGTGGCGGACGTTCCCTGGGCCAGATGGCCCGCGAGGAACTCGGCGTGATCGGCGGAACTGCCGCGCTGATCGCCACGCTGCTGATCATGGTCATTATTGTCGCGATCCTGGCCCTCGTGGTCGTGAACGCCCTGGCCGAGAGCCCCTGGGGTGTCTTCTCCGTCGGCATGACCATCCCGATCGCCCTTTTCATGGGCGTCTACCTGCGCTTCCTCCGGCCCGGAAAAATCATGGAAGTCTCCCTGATCGGCTTTGCCCTGCTGATGGCTGCGATCATCGGCGGCGGCGCCGTGGCGAGCACCGGGTGGGGTACCGAGCTCTTCACCCTCGACAAGGTCACCCTGGCCTGGGCCCTCATCATCTACGGTTTCATCGCCGCAATCCTGCCGGTCTGGCTCCTGCTAGCCCCCCGTGACTACCTCTCGACCTTCATGAAGATCGGCGTCATCGTGATGCTGGCGCTGGCCGTCGTCGTGGTCCGCCCGGAAGTCTCCGTCCCGGCCTTCAGCGAATTCGCCAGCAGGGACAACGGTCCGGTCCTCTCCGGCTCGCTGTTTCCGTTCCTGTTCGTCACCATCGCCTGCGGTGCCCTCTCCGGATTCCACGCGCTGATCTCCTCGGGTACGACGCCGAAACTGATCGAGAAGGAGCGCCAGACCCGCTTCATCGGCTACGGCGGAATGTTGATGGAGTCCTTTGTTGCGATCATGGCCTTGGTTGCCGCGATCTCCATCGACCGCGGACTGTACTTCGCCATGAACGCACCCGCTGCCCTGACCGGCGGCACCGTGGAGACGGCGGCCGCGTGGGTCAACAGCCTGGGTCTGTCCGGCGTCAACGTCAGCCCGAGCGATCTGGCCGAGACGGCCGCCAACGTCGGCGAGGAGAGCATCATCTCGCGTACCGGCGGCGCACCCACCCTGGCCGTCGGACTTGCGCACATCATGCAGCAGTTCATCGGCGGCACCGCAATGATGAGCTTCTGGTACCACTTCGCGATCATGTTCGAGGCCTTGTTCATCTTGACCGCCGTCGACGCCGGCACCCGGGTGGCCCGCTTCATGCTGCAGGACTCGATCGGGAACTTCGTGCCGAAGTTCAAGGAAGCTTCCTGGCGGCCCGGGGCCTGGCTGGCCACGGCCGTCATGGTGGGCGCCTGGGGTGCCGTGCTGATCATGGGCGTGACCGACCCTCTGGGCGGCATCAACACCCTGTTCCCGCTGTTCGGCATCGCCAACCAGCTGCTCGCGGCAATTGCGCTGGCCGTCTGCCTTGCCATCGTGGCAAAGCGGGGCACCTTCAAGTACCTTTGGATCGTGGCCCTGCCGCTGACTTTCGCGGCGGTGGTCACCATTACGGCCAGCTACCAGAAGATTTTCTCCCCCACTCCGGCGGTCGGCTACTTCGCCAACAACGCGGCGTTCGCCAAGGCCCTCGCGGAAGGGAAGACGTCCTTCGGCACGGCCAAGACCGTTCCGGCCATGGAGGCCGTGGTCCGCAACACCGCCATCCAGGGCTGGCTCTCGGTCATCTTCGTGGTTCTCAGCATCATCGTCATCGCGACGGCATTGCTGACCACGTACAAGGCGTTCCGCAATGCCAGGGCTGGTGTGCCCAGCACGGACCATGAGGACCCCGCCCTTGCGTCCCGCGTTTTCGCCCCGGCGGGCCCGGTGCCCACCGCGTCCGAGCGCGAGCTCCTGGCCGAGTGGAACAAGCTCCCGGCGGACAAGCGGTTCGAAAGGGCCGGGCACCACTGA
- a CDS encoding bacterial proteasome activator family protein — translation MRIGTMMKQLLDEVKSAPLDDAARARLAEIHERSLKELEDGLAPELVEELERISLPFTEDTTPSDAELRIAQAQLVGWLEGLFHGIQTALAAQHAAREHAAQRQLRELPPGTVIAPGVIIGENGEPQRAGAPRSGTDRTPLPESADPDHGPGQYL, via the coding sequence ATGCGGATTGGAACCATGATGAAGCAGCTGCTGGACGAGGTGAAGTCTGCGCCGCTGGACGACGCCGCGCGGGCCCGGCTTGCCGAGATCCATGAGCGCTCGCTGAAGGAACTCGAGGACGGCCTCGCGCCCGAGCTCGTGGAGGAACTCGAACGGATAAGCCTCCCGTTCACCGAGGACACCACACCTTCGGACGCCGAATTGCGGATCGCGCAGGCCCAGCTCGTCGGCTGGCTGGAAGGCCTCTTCCACGGCATCCAGACGGCGCTCGCGGCGCAGCACGCAGCGAGGGAGCACGCCGCCCAGCGCCAGCTCCGGGAGCTGCCCCCCGGAACGGTGATCGCGCCGGGCGTCATCATCGGTGAGAACGGTGAACCCCAGCGGGCAGGGGCGCCCAGATCCGGCACGGACAGGACCCCGCTACCGGAATCCGCAGATCCGGACCACGGTCCCGGCCAGTACCTCTAG